A window of Dissulfurirhabdus thermomarina contains these coding sequences:
- a CDS encoding Gldg family protein has protein sequence MLRDVLTLVRRELGAYFNVPIAYVYSVVFLLVAGGLFMTPFFLSGACSMRGFFGLLPLLLVVFIPALTMRLWAEERKTGSIALLLGLPVPEAVLVAGKFAAAWLFSACALAGTLVIPLMLAVLGDPDPGPILGGYLGALLLSAFLISLGMAVSAFFSDQIVAFILALLAGFGSYLAGVDAIAAFADGWIPGLGTFLKDAAGLSSHFNSFAKGVVDLADCFYFCAFTLVFLAVNVLTLAGRLRRRAARGFGAGVALLVGIGLVAGGVAKGMSLPRFDLTEEGLYTVTPATRRLLARLEAPVRVTYYVSAREKLPTPMKDIARDVGDLLEEFAALSPRFRYRVVDPARAPDRLSALEKRGIVPFNTQTIARDALDIKTIYSAIEVAYLDRPPEVIPQVMPDDLGSLEYELVSRIHRLLLGRKPKVVLVTPGGEKGGMAALLRRMQGGGGDYAALAELLRGQGYEVVRQEIGPGSPLPDDARLLVLVAPERLGERRRYEIARFLRRGHPVLVAAQRLRYHYGEGRSGFSVSAVPVETDVDELLAPFGVRVEDRMLFDRRSAVLQMTRPRRMGIFSALVQTPVDFPVQVRVLPDTMDRSLSMTSGVPELLYLWGTALDLDRERLERLGLKATVIFRSSPEAWTAPHHLGPLSAAEMTPPAGGKGMASRPLAVLLEGRFPDPFEGRPVPAWPGANATAAAPEPVEPAASRLLVVGCAEMFSDNLLANPGNALFAANAVDALALGGELIHVRAKSQALRLIGPVSDEAKAFWRVVVMFAVPALWVAGGIARAVRRRRRREACDGG, from the coding sequence ATGCTGCGTGACGTCCTGACCCTGGTCCGGCGGGAACTCGGGGCCTACTTCAACGTCCCCATCGCCTACGTCTACTCGGTGGTCTTCCTCCTGGTGGCCGGCGGACTCTTCATGACGCCCTTTTTCCTCTCGGGGGCCTGCAGCATGCGCGGGTTCTTCGGGCTGCTGCCGCTGCTCCTCGTGGTCTTCATCCCGGCCCTGACCATGCGGCTGTGGGCGGAGGAGCGCAAGACCGGCTCCATCGCCCTCCTGCTCGGTCTCCCCGTGCCGGAGGCGGTCCTGGTGGCCGGGAAGTTCGCCGCCGCCTGGCTCTTTTCCGCCTGCGCCCTGGCCGGCACCCTGGTGATCCCGCTGATGCTGGCGGTGCTCGGCGACCCGGATCCGGGCCCCATCCTCGGGGGCTACCTCGGCGCCCTGCTCCTTTCGGCCTTCCTCATCTCGCTGGGGATGGCGGTCTCGGCCTTCTTCTCCGACCAGATCGTGGCCTTCATCCTGGCCCTGCTGGCTGGGTTCGGTTCCTACCTGGCGGGGGTGGACGCCATCGCCGCCTTCGCGGACGGCTGGATCCCCGGACTGGGGACCTTCCTGAAGGACGCCGCGGGACTTTCCAGTCACTTCAATTCCTTCGCCAAGGGCGTGGTGGATCTCGCCGACTGTTTCTACTTCTGCGCCTTCACCCTGGTGTTCCTGGCGGTGAACGTCCTCACCCTCGCCGGGCGACTGCGGCGCCGGGCCGCCCGCGGCTTCGGGGCCGGCGTGGCGCTGCTCGTCGGGATCGGCCTCGTGGCCGGCGGGGTGGCGAAGGGGATGTCCCTTCCCCGGTTCGATCTCACCGAGGAGGGCCTCTACACGGTGACGCCGGCCACCCGGCGGCTCCTGGCGCGGCTCGAGGCCCCCGTCCGGGTGACCTACTACGTCTCGGCCCGGGAGAAACTCCCCACCCCCATGAAGGACATCGCCCGGGACGTCGGGGACCTCCTGGAGGAGTTCGCGGCCCTCTCGCCCCGGTTCCGGTACCGGGTGGTGGACCCGGCCCGGGCCCCAGACCGCCTCTCCGCCCTGGAGAAGCGGGGGATCGTGCCGTTCAACACCCAGACCATCGCCCGGGACGCCCTGGACATCAAGACCATCTACTCCGCCATCGAGGTGGCCTACCTGGACCGGCCCCCGGAGGTGATCCCCCAGGTGATGCCCGACGACCTCGGCAGCCTGGAGTACGAGCTGGTCTCGCGCATCCACCGGCTGCTCCTCGGCCGCAAGCCCAAGGTCGTGCTGGTGACGCCCGGCGGGGAAAAGGGCGGCATGGCCGCCCTGCTCCGCCGGATGCAGGGCGGCGGGGGGGACTATGCCGCCCTGGCGGAGCTCCTCCGCGGCCAGGGCTACGAGGTGGTGCGGCAGGAGATCGGTCCCGGGTCGCCTCTGCCCGACGATGCGCGTCTGCTCGTCCTCGTGGCCCCCGAGCGTCTCGGCGAGCGGCGGCGGTACGAGATCGCGCGGTTCCTCCGCCGGGGACACCCGGTCCTCGTGGCCGCCCAGCGGCTGCGGTACCACTACGGGGAAGGCCGGTCGGGCTTCTCGGTGAGCGCCGTCCCGGTGGAGACCGACGTGGACGAGCTCCTGGCCCCCTTCGGGGTCCGGGTGGAGGACCGGATGCTCTTCGACCGGCGAAGCGCCGTCCTCCAGATGACCCGGCCCCGCCGGATGGGAATCTTTTCCGCCCTGGTGCAGACCCCGGTGGACTTCCCCGTCCAGGTCCGGGTCCTGCCGGACACCATGGACCGGTCCCTCTCCATGACGAGCGGTGTCCCCGAGCTCCTCTACCTCTGGGGCACCGCCCTGGATCTCGACCGGGAGCGTCTCGAGCGGCTCGGCCTCAAGGCCACGGTGATCTTCCGCTCAAGCCCCGAGGCCTGGACGGCCCCCCATCACCTGGGCCCGCTCTCTGCGGCGGAGATGACACCCCCGGCCGGGGGGAAGGGGATGGCCAGCCGGCCTCTCGCGGTGCTGCTCGAGGGTCGCTTCCCGGACCCCTTCGAGGGCCGGCCCGTGCCGGCATGGCCGGGCGCCAACGCCACCGCGGCGGCGCCGGAACCCGTGGAACCCGCCGCCAGCCGCCTCCTGGTGGTGGGGTGCGCGGAGATGTTTTCCGACAACCTCCTCGCCAACCCGGGCAACGCCCTCTTCGCCGCCAACGCCGTGGATGCCCTGGCCCTGGGCGGGGAGTTGATCCACGTCCGTGCCAAGTCCCAGGCCCTGCGCCTCATCGGGCCCGTCTCCGACGAGGCCAAGGCCTTCTGGCGCGTGGTGGTCATGTTCGCCGTGCCCGCCCTCTGGGTGGCGGGCGGGATCGCCCGGGCCGTCCGGCGGCGGCGCCGCCGGGAGGCCTGCGACGGCGGATGA
- a CDS encoding DUF4340 domain-containing protein: MGNRQLVVLAAVLAGLVAVYAWQQHRRNASPRELTAALAPADLARRADKLVAWAPADPKGARLRLFKQEGRWRVDRGFPAPAKAARVEEVLEALAALRGEARAADPGLVGRFRLKSREAFHVEVRGGGERLLHLLVGKQGPDWDTCYVRAAGSDAVYLADRNVLGLFEVWQVPAKGSPDPKDWTELTVIGEGRRGVRAVAWRSAEGAWRIAPAAAPGGGGATQAKGGPAWVYTYEGPPRRRAAGARVRDFLDRLFPLQAADVEDPAKAAAFGLGAGAAELRVDLGAKGEVRLEVGRRAGEARKAWVRTADGTVYRLEGDWVPRLPAPF; this comes from the coding sequence ATGGGCAACCGGCAACTGGTCGTGCTGGCCGCGGTCCTGGCGGGGCTGGTGGCGGTCTACGCCTGGCAGCAGCACCGGCGGAACGCCTCGCCCCGCGAGCTCACCGCCGCCCTGGCCCCGGCGGATCTCGCCCGGCGGGCGGACAAGCTGGTGGCCTGGGCCCCGGCGGACCCGAAGGGGGCCCGGCTTCGCCTCTTCAAGCAGGAGGGGCGGTGGCGGGTGGACCGGGGCTTTCCCGCCCCGGCCAAGGCGGCGCGCGTGGAGGAGGTCCTCGAGGCCCTGGCGGCCTTGCGCGGCGAGGCGCGGGCGGCGGATCCCGGCCTGGTCGGCCGGTTCCGGCTGAAGTCGCGGGAGGCCTTCCACGTGGAGGTGCGGGGCGGCGGGGAGCGGCTGCTGCACCTCCTGGTGGGCAAGCAGGGGCCCGACTGGGACACCTGCTACGTCCGCGCCGCCGGTTCCGACGCGGTCTACCTGGCCGACCGCAACGTCTTGGGGCTCTTCGAGGTCTGGCAGGTTCCGGCCAAGGGCTCCCCGGACCCCAAGGACTGGACCGAGCTCACGGTGATCGGGGAGGGCCGCCGGGGCGTCCGGGCGGTGGCCTGGCGTTCGGCCGAGGGCGCCTGGCGGATCGCCCCCGCCGCGGCGCCGGGGGGCGGGGGTGCCACGCAGGCGAAGGGCGGCCCCGCCTGGGTCTACACCTACGAGGGCCCCCCGCGGCGCCGGGCGGCCGGGGCCCGGGTCCGGGACTTCCTCGACCGGCTCTTCCCGCTCCAGGCCGCCGACGTGGAAGACCCGGCCAAGGCGGCGGCGTTCGGGCTGGGGGCCGGGGCGGCCGAGCTGCGCGTGGACCTCGGGGCGAAGGGCGAGGTCCGGCTCGAGGTGGGCCGGCGGGCCGGCGAGGCCCGCAAGGCCTGGGTCCGGACCGCCGACGGCACGGTCTACCGCCTGGAGGGCGACTGGGTGCCGCGGCTTCCGGCCCCCTTCTGA
- a CDS encoding FKBP-type peptidyl-prolyl cis-trans isomerase: protein MKIADRTYVAIDYTLALDSGEVIDRSEPGSPLGFITGVGQIIPGLERQLMGMEAGQNAQITVEAAEAYGERNEALYREIPRQQFPSDIEVQAGMNFETMGPSGPIRFTVRSVTDEMVVADFNHPLAGERLHFDITVSEVREPSEAEMAALAGLGGCASGACDSGCGGGCC, encoded by the coding sequence ATGAAAATCGCGGATCGCACCTACGTCGCCATCGACTACACACTGGCCCTCGATTCCGGAGAGGTCATCGACCGGTCGGAACCCGGCTCTCCGCTGGGCTTCATCACCGGGGTGGGCCAGATCATTCCCGGCCTCGAGCGGCAGCTCATGGGCATGGAGGCCGGCCAGAACGCGCAGATCACCGTGGAGGCGGCGGAGGCCTACGGGGAACGCAACGAGGCCCTCTACCGGGAGATCCCCCGCCAGCAGTTTCCCTCGGACATCGAGGTGCAGGCCGGGATGAACTTCGAGACCATGGGGCCGAGTGGTCCCATCCGGTTCACCGTCCGTTCTGTCACCGACGAGATGGTGGTGGCCGACTTCAACCATCCCCTGGCCGGGGAACGGCTCCACTTCGACATCACCGTGAGCGAGGTCCGGGAGCCCAGCGAGGCGGAGATGGCCGCCCTGGCGGGTCTGGGCGGCTGCGCCTCCGGCGCCTGTGACAGCGGGTGCGGCGGGGGATGTTGCTGA
- a CDS encoding flavodoxin family protein, with amino-acid sequence MTSPPAVAVFGSPRREGNTARLLREAVAGARESGLEVREVFLRDLRMSPCLELYGCRAEGRCVIEDDFGPLARELAGARAILLASPIFFYTVSAQVKILMDRCQSLWVKKYWIEKAPFGRKDPSKRGLFVSAGASTGERLFDGAVLSVRYFLDVFDMPLWKTLLYRGLDLEGDVLAHPEYLEEARAAGRALAAELA; translated from the coding sequence GTGACCTCCCCGCCCGCCGTCGCCGTCTTCGGGAGCCCGCGCCGGGAGGGGAACACCGCCCGCCTCCTCCGGGAGGCGGTGGCCGGGGCCCGGGAGTCCGGCCTGGAGGTCCGGGAGGTCTTCCTCCGGGATCTCCGCATGTCCCCCTGTCTCGAGCTCTACGGGTGCCGGGCGGAGGGCCGATGCGTGATCGAGGATGACTTCGGCCCCCTGGCCCGGGAACTGGCCGGCGCCCGGGCCATCCTGCTCGCCTCGCCCATCTTCTTCTACACCGTGAGCGCCCAGGTGAAGATCCTCATGGACCGGTGCCAGTCCCTCTGGGTGAAGAAATACTGGATCGAGAAGGCCCCCTTCGGCCGCAAGGACCCCTCCAAGCGGGGGCTCTTCGTCTCGGCGGGGGCCAGCACCGGCGAACGCCTCTTCGACGGGGCCGTGTTGAGCGTCCGCTACTTCCTCGACGTCTTCGACATGCCCCTCTGGAAGACCCTGCTCTACCGGGGCCTCGACCTCGAGGGCGACGTCCTGGCCCATCCCGAGTACCTGGAGGAGGCCAGAGCCGCCGGCAGGGCCCTGGCCGCGGAACTCGCCTAG
- a CDS encoding ABC transporter ATP-binding protein, with protein MEAMIEAQGIGMDYGRFRAVHEVSFRVGRGEVVGLLGPNGAGKTTIMKILATQLAPTRGTARVAGHDVRSAPREVRSALGYLPEEVPLYEEMEVREYLDFVAAARRIHGLHRRTRLEWVRRQCRLEAVWCQPVGRLSKGYRQRVGLAQALVHDPPVLILDEPTSGLDPLQIIEVRDLVRRLARDKAVLFSTHILQEVAAVADRVLVLSDGELVADDPLPVLARAGGALRVAVAAEGDVAAALRGLPGVRAVVPVEGAGVPAFRVEGADGAALAAAVGDLAAARGWRVRELAPDASLEAAFIRLLRRHRAERTGGDEVRHAA; from the coding sequence ATGGAGGCCATGATCGAGGCCCAGGGTATCGGCATGGACTACGGCCGGTTCCGCGCCGTGCACGAGGTGAGCTTTCGGGTCGGCCGGGGCGAGGTGGTGGGGCTCCTCGGGCCCAACGGGGCCGGAAAGACCACCATCATGAAGATCCTGGCCACCCAGCTTGCGCCCACCCGGGGAACGGCCAGGGTGGCCGGCCACGACGTGCGCTCGGCGCCGAGGGAGGTCCGCTCGGCCCTGGGCTACCTGCCGGAAGAGGTCCCCCTCTACGAGGAGATGGAGGTCCGGGAATACCTCGACTTCGTGGCGGCGGCCCGGCGGATTCACGGCCTCCACCGCCGGACGCGGCTGGAGTGGGTCCGGCGCCAGTGCCGGCTGGAGGCCGTCTGGTGCCAGCCGGTGGGGCGGCTCTCCAAGGGATACCGGCAGCGGGTGGGGCTCGCCCAGGCCCTGGTGCACGATCCCCCGGTGCTCATCCTCGACGAGCCCACCTCGGGGCTCGACCCCCTCCAGATCATCGAGGTCCGCGACCTGGTACGCCGGCTCGCCCGGGACAAGGCCGTGCTCTTCAGCACCCACATCCTCCAGGAGGTCGCGGCGGTGGCCGACCGGGTGCTGGTGTTGAGCGACGGCGAGCTCGTCGCGGACGATCCGCTGCCGGTCCTCGCCCGGGCGGGGGGGGCGCTCCGGGTCGCGGTGGCGGCCGAGGGGGACGTGGCGGCGGCGCTTCGAGGGCTGCCCGGCGTCCGGGCCGTGGTGCCGGTGGAGGGCGCCGGCGTCCCGGCCTTCCGGGTGGAGGGGGCGGACGGCGCGGCCCTGGCCGCCGCCGTGGGCGACCTGGCGGCCGCCAGGGGCTGGCGCGTCCGGGAGCTGGCCCCGGACGCCTCCCTGGAGGCGGCCTTCATCCGACTGCTCCGGCGCCATCGGGCGGAGCGGACAGGCGGCGACGAGGTGCGCCATGCTGCGTGA
- a CDS encoding GAF domain-containing sensor histidine kinase, translated as MKTSLRRFLASHPGIRDLALPGDVLERLAQLLEEDFLADFLGGLIRETEAVMAVDPRLPLKDILRIAAERIVRGLGAKAASIRLFDPETLQMTSFGGFGIPDTDREREVPVADSVAGLVVRENRSIPVPSILDSPHYRDKDVVRRRGVRSLLAVPLRIPSFFEGEGDVLGSLQIYYEADHRRFSPLEVLQAELMARRVSYVLAKKKILDLRELNDRKERIVDEIFVKISNREGIKLKDLFILLIPVLERFLQVRSCALFTVSDDGVYIHLEAAYPPDLAYHETGYTFTVAHHPYFERAVQEAPRPVDTPTEKITPAYVLVRDPLASPLTSPGLRAFARAHQIHSILLVPLRVKGRVRHLITLYAGDQKEAFTEEEIELVTFFGKEIMKATRLEFLGDLLHDFKNPAVAVAGFAGRARRLLDAEPDLEAVRERLKGYLDIVVRETVRLQDLAIGMTAEGREEALDLGRVALDRYRINEEVVRESRRTRLRMEPPEVEPGLLVFCPRFGLERVLDNLLNNATKAVPEEGGRIAMRVFRDGRRACLELRNTGEIPAEHIDQVRRGQVRGRGLNIITRFVQANHGRMEVWTETGETVFRVCLPLVEGGAGAG; from the coding sequence ATGAAGACCTCGCTGCGACGTTTCCTCGCCTCTCACCCCGGCATCCGGGACCTGGCGCTCCCCGGGGACGTCCTGGAGCGCCTGGCCCAGCTCCTGGAAGAGGATTTCCTGGCGGACTTCCTCGGCGGACTCATCCGGGAGACCGAGGCCGTCATGGCCGTGGACCCGCGGTTGCCCCTGAAGGACATCCTCCGGATCGCGGCGGAGCGGATCGTCCGGGGCCTGGGAGCCAAGGCGGCCTCCATCCGCCTCTTCGACCCGGAGACCCTCCAGATGACCAGTTTCGGCGGGTTCGGCATCCCCGACACGGACCGGGAGCGGGAGGTGCCCGTGGCCGATTCCGTGGCCGGCCTCGTGGTGCGGGAGAACCGGAGCATCCCGGTCCCCAGCATCCTCGACTCCCCCCACTACCGGGACAAGGATGTGGTGCGCCGCCGCGGCGTCCGGTCCCTGCTGGCCGTTCCCCTGCGCATCCCGAGCTTCTTCGAGGGGGAAGGCGATGTCCTCGGCTCGCTCCAGATCTACTACGAGGCGGACCACCGGCGCTTCAGCCCCCTGGAGGTCCTCCAGGCCGAGCTCATGGCCCGTCGCGTCAGCTACGTCCTCGCCAAGAAGAAGATCCTCGACCTCCGGGAACTCAACGACCGGAAGGAACGGATCGTCGACGAGATCTTCGTCAAGATCAGCAACCGGGAGGGCATCAAGCTCAAGGACCTCTTCATCCTGCTCATCCCGGTGCTGGAGCGGTTCCTCCAGGTCCGAAGCTGCGCCCTCTTCACCGTCTCCGACGACGGCGTCTACATCCACCTCGAGGCGGCCTACCCCCCGGATCTCGCCTACCACGAGACCGGCTACACCTTCACCGTGGCCCACCATCCCTACTTCGAGCGGGCGGTGCAGGAGGCCCCGCGGCCCGTGGACACCCCTACGGAGAAGATCACCCCCGCCTACGTGCTCGTCCGGGATCCCTTGGCCAGTCCCCTCACCAGCCCGGGCCTGCGGGCCTTCGCCCGTGCCCACCAGATCCATTCCATCCTCCTGGTCCCCCTCCGGGTCAAGGGGCGCGTCCGCCACCTCATCACCCTCTACGCCGGGGACCAGAAGGAGGCCTTCACCGAGGAGGAGATCGAGCTGGTGACCTTCTTCGGCAAGGAGATCATGAAGGCCACGCGGCTCGAGTTCCTGGGCGACCTTCTCCACGACTTCAAGAACCCGGCGGTGGCCGTGGCGGGGTTCGCCGGGCGGGCCCGCCGGCTGCTGGACGCCGAGCCCGACCTCGAGGCGGTGCGGGAGCGGCTCAAGGGCTACCTCGACATCGTGGTGCGCGAGACGGTCCGCCTCCAGGACCTCGCCATCGGCATGACCGCGGAGGGGCGTGAAGAGGCCCTGGACCTGGGCCGGGTGGCCCTCGACCGCTACCGGATCAACGAGGAGGTGGTCCGGGAGTCGCGCCGGACGCGCCTCCGGATGGAGCCGCCGGAGGTCGAGCCCGGCCTCCTGGTGTTCTGCCCCCGCTTCGGCCTCGAGCGCGTCCTCGACAACCTCCTGAACAACGCCACCAAGGCGGTCCCGGAGGAGGGCGGGCGGATCGCCATGCGCGTCTTCCGGGACGGGCGCCGGGCCTGCCTCGAGCTCCGCAACACCGGAGAGATACCGGCGGAGCACATCGACCAGGTCCGGCGCGGGCAGGTCCGGGGCCGGGGCCTCAACATCATCACCCGATTCGTCCAGGCCAACCACGGCCGCATGGAGGTATGGACCGAGACGGGGGAGACCGTCTTCCGGGTCTGCCTGCCCTTGGTGGAAGGGGGCGCGGGGGCGGGCTAG